A single genomic interval of Nonomuraea rubra harbors:
- a CDS encoding lipase family protein yields the protein MTLRVRVSMSMILLSIMSLLTAGPARAAAPGDVVSAQPTTVYLLPGRLLEVPVNAWHLRYNSTSATGAVNTVSGTLLVPRAGYPLGTRPIIGYAFGTHGLGDQCAPSVSMSQGREAELALVSLFLLKGYAVAMTDYEGLGTPGPHTYMAGISQGHAVLDAIRAATRVSGAGLSATAPVGIMGYSQGGASAAWAAQLQPSYAPELRLRGVAAGGVPADLHAVAQHLDGSADFGLAAAAGVGLDAAYPELDLEADLNDRGRALLADAADDCVGDLSKLAGLRFADLSPIDLLNQPKWLTRLAENRLGATPPRVPMFLYHARGDQIIPLAVGSTLRTEYCRAGVRARWLSLPAPDHVTGAIEGGPLAIEWLALRILGLPASSNC from the coding sequence ATGACCTTACGTGTGCGCGTCAGCATGTCCATGATCCTGTTATCGATCATGTCGCTTCTCACCGCGGGCCCCGCCCGCGCCGCGGCACCGGGAGACGTCGTCTCCGCCCAGCCCACCACGGTCTACCTCCTGCCGGGCCGGCTCCTGGAGGTCCCGGTCAACGCCTGGCACCTGCGCTACAACTCCACGTCCGCCACCGGCGCCGTCAACACCGTTTCCGGCACCCTGCTCGTGCCCAGGGCCGGCTACCCGCTCGGCACGCGCCCGATCATCGGCTACGCCTTCGGCACCCACGGGCTCGGCGACCAGTGCGCGCCCTCCGTCAGCATGAGCCAGGGCAGGGAGGCCGAGCTCGCGCTGGTCAGCCTGTTCCTGCTCAAGGGGTACGCGGTCGCGATGACCGACTACGAGGGGCTCGGCACGCCGGGGCCGCACACGTACATGGCGGGGATCTCGCAGGGGCACGCCGTGCTCGACGCGATCAGGGCCGCCACCCGTGTGTCCGGCGCCGGGCTGTCGGCCACCGCGCCCGTCGGCATCATGGGGTACTCCCAGGGCGGCGCCTCCGCCGCGTGGGCCGCCCAGCTCCAGCCCTCGTACGCGCCCGAGCTGCGGCTGCGCGGCGTGGCGGCCGGTGGCGTGCCCGCCGACCTGCACGCGGTCGCCCAGCACCTGGACGGCAGCGCCGACTTCGGCCTGGCGGCGGCCGCCGGGGTCGGGCTCGACGCCGCCTACCCCGAGCTCGACCTGGAGGCCGACCTCAACGACCGCGGCCGCGCGCTGCTCGCCGACGCCGCCGACGACTGCGTGGGCGACCTGAGCAAGCTGGCCGGGCTGCGCTTCGCCGACCTGAGCCCGATCGACCTGCTCAACCAGCCCAAGTGGCTGACCCGCCTGGCGGAGAACCGGCTCGGCGCGACCCCGCCGCGGGTGCCGATGTTCCTGTACCACGCGCGCGGCGACCAGATCATCCCGCTCGCGGTCGGGTCCACGCTGCGCACCGAGTACTGCAGAGCAGGGGTGCGGGCGCGCTGGCTCTCGCTGCCCGCGCCCGACCACGTCACGGGGGCCATCGAGGGCGGGCCGCTCGCCATCGAATGGCTGGCCCTGCGGATCCTGGGGCTGCCCGCCTCCAGCAACTGCTGA
- a CDS encoding LysR family transcriptional regulator, with protein MEIDPRRLRILYEVARRGGVLRAAEALHLTSSAVSQQLAQLEREVGLPLIDRSQRSVSLTPAGRVLAGYAERVEEELAEAKRELTRFTERLAGPVRIAAFATVIKHILVPALRELAVRHPRITPVIHEIYGPPALQELRLGSVDVLITEQDMGLPALSQPSLSTRLLYVDEYRIVLPPGWAEPAATVTDLMRCPWVASLPSHATGQALDRLAGLHGFEPRKVHLVTEFDSALALVADGHGVAIVPTLALLDVPEGEVLVSDIREVGARRVDVITRVGRTRSGEPDPVQAVVIEAIEEATAALEASLRGRLGEEKPVAGR; from the coding sequence GTGGAGATCGATCCTCGGCGGCTGCGCATCCTGTACGAGGTCGCCCGCCGCGGCGGCGTGCTGCGCGCCGCCGAGGCGCTGCACCTGACGTCCTCCGCCGTCTCCCAGCAGCTCGCCCAGCTCGAACGCGAGGTCGGGCTGCCCCTCATCGACCGCTCCCAGCGCAGCGTCTCGCTCACCCCGGCGGGGCGGGTGCTGGCCGGGTACGCCGAGCGGGTGGAGGAGGAGCTGGCCGAGGCGAAGCGGGAGCTCACCCGGTTCACCGAACGGCTGGCGGGGCCGGTGCGCATCGCCGCGTTCGCCACCGTGATCAAGCACATCCTGGTGCCCGCCCTGCGGGAGCTGGCCGTCCGCCATCCCAGGATCACGCCGGTCATCCACGAGATCTACGGGCCGCCCGCGCTGCAGGAGTTACGGCTGGGGTCGGTGGACGTGCTCATCACCGAGCAGGACATGGGCCTGCCCGCCCTGTCGCAGCCGTCGCTGAGCACGCGGCTGCTGTACGTGGACGAGTACCGCATCGTGCTGCCACCCGGCTGGGCCGAGCCGGCGGCCACGGTGACCGACCTCATGCGGTGCCCGTGGGTGGCGAGCCTGCCGTCGCACGCGACCGGGCAGGCGCTGGACCGGCTGGCGGGGCTGCACGGGTTCGAGCCGCGCAAGGTGCACCTCGTCACGGAGTTCGACTCGGCGCTGGCGCTGGTGGCCGACGGGCACGGGGTGGCGATCGTGCCCACGCTGGCGCTGCTGGACGTGCCGGAGGGTGAGGTGCTGGTGAGCGACATCCGCGAGGTGGGGGCGCGCAGGGTGGACGTCATCACGCGGGTCGGCCGTACCCGGTCGGGGGAGCCCGATCCGGTGCAGGCCGTGGTGATCGAGGCGATCGAGGAGGCCACCGCGGCGCTGGAGGCGTCCCTGCGGGGGCGGCTCGGCGAGGAGAAGCCGGTCGCCGGCCGGTAG
- the map gene encoding type I methionyl aminopeptidase: protein MTTLLQPGRVSPMRKVPAHIERPEYVGKKRPRTGESDVKTPEIIERMRVAGRIAGQALEEVGRHVRPGVTTDELDRIGHEFLLDHHAYPSTLGYKGYPKSLCTSINEVICHGIPDDTVLRDGDIVNVDITAYIGGVHGDTDATFLVGEVDEESRLLVERTREAMMRAIRAVAPGRQLNVVGRVIEAYAKRFGYGVVRDFTGHGIGTSFHSGLMVPHYDDPSLRVELVPGMTFTIEPMLTLGTIEYEIWPDKWTAVTKDRKRTAQFEHTIVVTESGSEILTLP, encoded by the coding sequence ATGACGACACTGCTCCAGCCCGGGCGAGTTTCGCCCATGCGAAAGGTTCCCGCCCACATCGAGCGGCCGGAGTACGTCGGCAAGAAGCGCCCCAGGACCGGCGAGTCCGACGTGAAGACCCCCGAGATCATCGAGCGGATGCGGGTGGCCGGCCGGATCGCCGGCCAGGCTCTCGAGGAGGTCGGCAGGCACGTCCGGCCGGGCGTCACCACCGACGAGCTCGACAGGATCGGCCACGAGTTCCTCCTCGACCACCACGCCTACCCCAGCACGCTCGGCTACAAGGGCTACCCGAAGTCGCTGTGCACCTCGATCAACGAGGTCATCTGCCACGGCATCCCCGACGACACCGTGCTGCGCGACGGCGACATCGTCAACGTCGACATCACCGCCTACATCGGCGGCGTGCACGGCGACACGGACGCGACGTTCCTGGTGGGAGAGGTCGACGAGGAGTCACGGCTGCTGGTGGAGCGCACCCGCGAGGCGATGATGCGCGCCATCAGGGCGGTCGCGCCAGGCCGGCAGCTCAACGTGGTGGGCCGCGTCATCGAGGCGTACGCCAAGCGCTTCGGCTACGGCGTGGTGCGCGACTTCACCGGCCACGGGATCGGCACGAGCTTCCACTCCGGGCTGATGGTGCCGCACTACGACGACCCGTCGCTGCGGGTGGAGCTGGTGCCGGGGATGACGTTCACGATCGAGCCGATGCTGACGCTGGGCACGATCGAGTACGAGATCTGGCCCGACAAGTGGACGGCCGTGACGAAGGACCGCAAGCGCACGGCCCAGTTCGAGCACACGATCGTCGTCACCGAATCCGGCAGCGAGATCCTCACCCTGCCCTGA
- a CDS encoding sensor histidine kinase → MRGGQSLAEALESYLAEWSERTGITVETWALPATDVPSRVSSGVMTTMREALSNVELHSRARTVSIAVTVGKSGLRMTVSDNGQGFPTSGAGRGIARMRAAFAELGGTLSVNSVHGEGTTVTGVVPRRR, encoded by the coding sequence ATGCGCGGGGGGCAGAGCCTGGCCGAGGCCCTCGAGAGTTATCTGGCCGAATGGTCGGAGCGCACGGGAATCACGGTCGAGACGTGGGCGCTGCCCGCGACCGACGTGCCGTCCCGCGTGTCGAGCGGCGTCATGACCACCATGCGTGAAGCGCTGTCCAACGTCGAGCTGCACAGCCGGGCCCGGACCGTGTCCATCGCCGTGACGGTCGGCAAGAGCGGGCTGCGGATGACCGTCAGCGACAACGGCCAGGGGTTTCCCACGTCGGGGGCAGGGCGGGGGATCGCCAGGATGCGGGCGGCCTTCGCCGAGCTGGGCGGGACCCTGTCGGTGAACAGCGTGCACGGCGAGGGCACCACGGTGACGGGGGTGGTGCCCAGGCGGCGTTGA